The following are encoded together in the Rana temporaria chromosome 12, aRanTem1.1, whole genome shotgun sequence genome:
- the YTHDF1 gene encoding YTH domain-containing family protein 1 isoform X2, whose protein sequence is MTDPYLSSYYPPSIGFPYSLSEAPWSTGGDPPIPYLTPYGQLSNGDHHFMHDAVFGQPGGLGNNIYQHRFNFFPENHAFSAWGTSGSQGQQTQNSAYGGSYSYPPSSLGGTIVDGQTGFHNETLNKAPGMNSIEQGMVGLKIGSNVTASAVKTVGSVVNSVGMPSALSGNGGPSISMPPPKPTSWAAIASKPAKPQPKTKTKPVTIIGGALPPPPIKHNMDIGTWDNKGPVTKPPMAQQIPSPQSILQPQPQQQLLQPIPAQPPPLSQAPFQNPPPPPQQQQQAPQNRWVAPRNRNAAYGQGGGPDGNPLGGAQPHAAPGSDSHPVLEKLKASHSYNPKDFDWNLKNGRVFIIKSYSEDDIHRSIKYSIWCSTEHGNKRLDSAFRSMNAKGPVYLLFSVNGSGHFCGVAEMRSPVDYGTSAGVWSQDKWKGKFDVKWLFVKDVPNNQLRHIRLENNDNKPVTNSRDTQEVPLEKAKLVLKIIATYKHTTSIFDDFSHYEKRQEEEEVVRKTGSGIRERNC, encoded by the exons ATGACGGACCCATACCTCTCCAGCTACTACCCTCCATCGATTGGTTTCCCGTACTCCCTCAGTGAGGCACCGTGGTCAACAGGTGGGGATCCTCCTATCCCGTACCTCACCCCGTATGGACAGCTGAGCAATGGAGACCACCATTTCATGCACGATGCCGTGTTTGGCCAGCCTGGTGGACTTGGAAACAACATCTACCAACATCGTTTCAACTTCTTCCCCGAGAACCATGCCTTCTCCGCCTGGGGCACCAGCGGCTCTCAGGGCCAGCAGACTCAGAACTCTGCCTATGGAGGTAGCTATAGCTACCCGCCAAGCTCTCTGGGGGGCACCATTGTGGATGGACAGACCGGGTTTCACAATGAGACTCTGAACAAGGCACCTGGCATGAACAGCATTGAGCAGGGCATGGTGGGGCTAAAGATAGGTAGCAATGTCACCGCCTCTGCAGTCAAGACAGTGGGCTCTGTAGTCAATAGTGTGGGAATGCCTAGTGCCCTGTCTGGCAATGGGGGCCCAAGCATAAGCATGCCACCCCCGAAACCCACCTCTTGGGCCGCCATAGCCAGCAAACCTGCCAAACCCCAGCCTAAGACAAAAACCAAGCCTGTGACCATCATTGGCGGAGCCCTGCCTCCGCCACCCATCAAACACAACATGGACATCGGCACATGGGATAACAAGGGCCCTGTCACAAAGCCCCCGATGGCTCAGCAAATCCCATCTCCTCAGTCCATCCTTCAACCACAACCCCAACAGCAGCTGCTGCAGCCCATCCCGGCCCAACCACCGCCTTTATCCCAAGCCCCCTTCCAAAACCCTCCACCACCACCGCAGCAGCAGCAACAGGCTCCACAAAACCGCTGGGTAGCCCCTCGGAACAGGAACGCTGCCTACGGGCAAGGTGGGGGACCTGATGGCAATCCCTTGGGTGGGGCCCAGCCTCATGCTGCTCCCGGTAGTGACTCCCATCCAGTGTTGGAGAAGCTCAAAGCCTCCCACAGCTACAACCCCAAGGACTTTGACTGGAACCTGAAAAATGGACGAGTGTTTATCATTAAGAGCTACTCCGAGGACGATATCCACCGCTCCATCAAGTACTCTATCTGGTGTAGCACAGAGCATGGGAATAAGCGTCTAGACAGCGCCTTCCGCTCCATGAACGCCAAAGGGCCGGTCTACTTGCTCTTCAGCGTCAACGGCAGTGGACATTTCTGTGGCGTGGCCGAGATGCGGTCACCCGTCGACTACGGCACCAGCGCCGGTGTCTGGTCGCAGGACAAGTGGAAGGGCAAGTTTGACGTCAAGTGGCTCTTTGTCAAGGACGTCCCGAACAACCAGCTGAGGCACATCCGCCTGGAGAACAACGACAACAAACCGGTCACAAACTCGCGAGACACGCAGGAGGTGCCCTTAGAAAAAGCGAAATTAGTGCTTAAAATCATTGCCACTTACAAGCACACGACCTCCATCTTTGATGACTTTTCTCATTATGAGAAGcgccaggaggaggaagaggtcgtgCGCAAG ACTGGCAGTGGCATCCGAGAGAGGAACTGCTAG
- the YTHDF1 gene encoding YTH domain-containing family protein 1 isoform X1, which translates to MTDPYLSSYYPPSIGFPYSLSEAPWSTGGDPPIPYLTPYGQLSNGDHHFMHDAVFGQPGGLGNNIYQHRFNFFPENHAFSAWGTSGSQGQQTQNSAYGGSYSYPPSSLGGTIVDGQTGFHNETLNKAPGMNSIEQGMVGLKIGSNVTASAVKTVGSVVNSVGMPSALSGNGGPSISMPPPKPTSWAAIASKPAKPQPKTKTKPVTIIGGALPPPPIKHNMDIGTWDNKGPVTKPPMAQQIPSPQSILQPQPQQQLLQPIPAQPPPLSQAPFQNPPPPPQQQQQAPQNRWVAPRNRNAAYGQGGGPDGNPLGGAQPHAAPGSDSHPVLEKLKASHSYNPKDFDWNLKNGRVFIIKSYSEDDIHRSIKYSIWCSTEHGNKRLDSAFRSMNAKGPVYLLFSVNGSGHFCGVAEMRSPVDYGTSAGVWSQDKWKGKFDVKWLFVKDVPNNQLRHIRLENNDNKPVTNSRDTQEVPLEKAKLVLKIIATYKHTTSIFDDFSHYEKRQEEEEVVRKECQTRSKP; encoded by the exons ATGACGGACCCATACCTCTCCAGCTACTACCCTCCATCGATTGGTTTCCCGTACTCCCTCAGTGAGGCACCGTGGTCAACAGGTGGGGATCCTCCTATCCCGTACCTCACCCCGTATGGACAGCTGAGCAATGGAGACCACCATTTCATGCACGATGCCGTGTTTGGCCAGCCTGGTGGACTTGGAAACAACATCTACCAACATCGTTTCAACTTCTTCCCCGAGAACCATGCCTTCTCCGCCTGGGGCACCAGCGGCTCTCAGGGCCAGCAGACTCAGAACTCTGCCTATGGAGGTAGCTATAGCTACCCGCCAAGCTCTCTGGGGGGCACCATTGTGGATGGACAGACCGGGTTTCACAATGAGACTCTGAACAAGGCACCTGGCATGAACAGCATTGAGCAGGGCATGGTGGGGCTAAAGATAGGTAGCAATGTCACCGCCTCTGCAGTCAAGACAGTGGGCTCTGTAGTCAATAGTGTGGGAATGCCTAGTGCCCTGTCTGGCAATGGGGGCCCAAGCATAAGCATGCCACCCCCGAAACCCACCTCTTGGGCCGCCATAGCCAGCAAACCTGCCAAACCCCAGCCTAAGACAAAAACCAAGCCTGTGACCATCATTGGCGGAGCCCTGCCTCCGCCACCCATCAAACACAACATGGACATCGGCACATGGGATAACAAGGGCCCTGTCACAAAGCCCCCGATGGCTCAGCAAATCCCATCTCCTCAGTCCATCCTTCAACCACAACCCCAACAGCAGCTGCTGCAGCCCATCCCGGCCCAACCACCGCCTTTATCCCAAGCCCCCTTCCAAAACCCTCCACCACCACCGCAGCAGCAGCAACAGGCTCCACAAAACCGCTGGGTAGCCCCTCGGAACAGGAACGCTGCCTACGGGCAAGGTGGGGGACCTGATGGCAATCCCTTGGGTGGGGCCCAGCCTCATGCTGCTCCCGGTAGTGACTCCCATCCAGTGTTGGAGAAGCTCAAAGCCTCCCACAGCTACAACCCCAAGGACTTTGACTGGAACCTGAAAAATGGACGAGTGTTTATCATTAAGAGCTACTCCGAGGACGATATCCACCGCTCCATCAAGTACTCTATCTGGTGTAGCACAGAGCATGGGAATAAGCGTCTAGACAGCGCCTTCCGCTCCATGAACGCCAAAGGGCCGGTCTACTTGCTCTTCAGCGTCAACGGCAGTGGACATTTCTGTGGCGTGGCCGAGATGCGGTCACCCGTCGACTACGGCACCAGCGCCGGTGTCTGGTCGCAGGACAAGTGGAAGGGCAAGTTTGACGTCAAGTGGCTCTTTGTCAAGGACGTCCCGAACAACCAGCTGAGGCACATCCGCCTGGAGAACAACGACAACAAACCGGTCACAAACTCGCGAGACACGCAGGAGGTGCCCTTAGAAAAAGCGAAATTAGTGCTTAAAATCATTGCCACTTACAAGCACACGACCTCCATCTTTGATGACTTTTCTCATTATGAGAAGcgccaggaggaggaagaggtcgtgCGCAAG GAGTGCCAGACCCGAAGCAAACCCTAA